One window from the genome of Mastacembelus armatus chromosome 18, fMasArm1.2, whole genome shotgun sequence encodes:
- the LOC113121775 gene encoding uncharacterized protein LOC113121775 isoform X1, translating into MFAEDVDIAQYYEAVPIYGKIKCVNICHRQHSHHKQCYNKGICRVYLSTGPFCECQHVDVTWYLSDDCSLPIKTTAFYIGLSVTFACLLVIVGVLTAFLQRNKQQQKRKRDIREQLVNQWLNEDFEWSRSNTDNHNAGDCSNPAYQEKPEIYRQPVPGYKSTRPSLDTDNTQLSPSVSINELHNVYTMSNTSHRHNTLMGT; encoded by the exons ATGTTTGCTGAAGATGTTGATATCGCTCAATACTATGAAGCTGTGCCTATTTATGGAAAGATAAAATGTGTGAATATTTGCCACAGGCAACATTCACATCATAAACAATGCTACAACAAGGGCATCTGCAGAGTGTACCTATCCACTGGACCTTTTTGCGA ATGTCAACATGTGGATGTGACTTGGTACTTGAGTGATGACTGTAGCCTCCCTATAAAGACAACAGCTTTCTATATAGGCTTGAGTGTGACCTTTGCTTGTCTGTTGGTGATAGTGGGAGTCTTGACTGCATTcttacaaagaaacaaacaacagcaaaagag GAAAAGGGACATTAGAGAGCAGCTGGTAAACCAGTGGCTGAATGAGGATTTTGAATGGTCCAGATCAAACACTGACAATCATAATGCTG GTGACTGCAGCAATCCTGCCTACCAAGAGAAGCCAGAGATTTACAGACAACCTGTACCTGGCTACAAGTCGACTCGACCATCTTTGGATACAGACAACACACAGTTGAGCCCATCAGTGAGTATCAATGAACTGCACAATGTGTACACCATGTCAAACACATCGCATAGACACAATACTTTAATGGGGACATGA
- the LOC113144951 gene encoding mucin-17-like yields the protein MSTQSSTVQFTHLTNKPTTLLPITQSSNPPIQQPSTGPTKPSTNPPTLEPLKCQNGGTFNGFNCTCPVGLNGMLCQYVELYVEPVTFNRSVLVNVVINEKYNDKYDDTTSSYYKDFVGNFTHQMKTYYLARKIPNLKEVVVIRVSRGDPLIRSSNNIVETIRLWGETMAVYSVPPGPVGVSVTHDVILAIPNNASAGQIYEEDVREIKEAADALLSCTEECPNFNITALPTVNTMEPDLGYQ from the exons ATGTCCACTCAATCTTCAACAGTTCAATTTACACACCTCACAAATAAACCCACAACTTTACTGCCAATCACACAATCATCTAACCCACCAATTCAGCAACCTTCTACCGGTCCAACTAAACCCTCTACTAATCCACCAACTCTAGAGCcattaaaatgtcagaatgGTGGTACTTTTAATGGATTTAATTGTACGTGTCCTGTTGGGCTAAATGGAATGCTTTGCCAATATGTTGAACTTTATGTTGAGCCTG TTACATTCAACAGATCAGTCTTGGTTAATGTGGTCATCAATGAGAAATATAATGACAAATATGATGATACAACATCAAGTTACTACAAGGATTTTGTTGGAAACTTCACCCACCAG ATGAAGACATATTACCTGGCAAGGAAGATACCAAACCTTAAAGAAGTAGTGGTAATTAGGGTTAG TCGTGGTGACCCTTTGATCAGATCTTCAAATAACATTGTTGAAACG ATAAGATTATGGGGTGAAACCATGGCTGTCTACAGTGTCCCACCAGGACCTGTGGG tgtcagtgtcacacATGATGTAATTCTGGCAATTCCAAACAATGCCAGTGCTGGACAAATATATGAGGAAgatgttagagaaattaaagaGGCTGCTGATGCCCTTCTCAGCTGCACAGAAG AATGCCCTAATTTCAACATCACAGCTCTGCCCACCGTGAATACAATGGAACCTGATTTGGGAT ACCAGTAG